The genome window CCGATATCTCCTGCATGCCAAATCTCATCACAATTTTTAAAATGATCAAAAACCCGTTCGTCCAGATAGCCGTGTGTGTCTGATATTAAGCCAATTGTTTTCATTCTGTTTAAATAAAATATCGTTTTAACGCGAACATTCTCCGCATTTTGTAACCGCAAAATAAATTAATTTATTTTCTTGAAGATTAAAGTAACTTATATATAACCTTTTCATATATTGGGATCTCAAATCTTAATTAAAGTTAATTTTTTATTAACATCATATAAAACCGCTTGCAAACTAATTTATTAGTTTTAAAGTTGCAGCACTTTCTATATTATTGCGTATTGTAATTTATCAGTTACATACTTCGACTCATTTAACCGCCAGACCAGCCTTGAAAAAAATCCTACTTCTGTTCTTTTTATGTCTTCAAATCGGGCTTGTGCAAGCACAAACCGGAGGACGCTTCACGCTCAAAGGCGTAGTCACAGACACCTCTGGCGCAACCCTGCCCGAAGCTACGGTGATGCTGTTGCTTCCCAAAGATTCATCGCTGGTGAATTTCGGAAGAACCAACAAAGAAGGCGCATTTGAGTTGAAAAACCTGAAACGTGCGCAGTACATTTTCAAAGTCTCTTATGTAGGGTTTGTTCCTTATCAGGAAACAGTCAATCCCAAAGACGGCGATGTAACCGACCTGGGCAGGATGAAAATGAAAGTGCTGCAACAGGAACTCTACGAAATCGTGATCAAAACGGCCCGTGCGCCATTGAGTATCAGGGGCGATACAGTGGAGTTTGATGCCCGCGCGTTTAAAGTGCCGCCTGGGTCAACGGTAGAAGATCTCCTGCGCAAGCTGCCGGGTATGCAGGTGGATGCCGATGGGAACATTAAAGCGCAGGGTGAAGAAGTGAAACGTGTAACCGTCGACGGTAAGCGCTTCTTCGGCGATGATCCTAAAATGGCGACGAAAAATCTGCCGGCCGAAGCCATTAATAAAGTCCAGGTTTTCAATGGTAAAACAGAGCAGTCCAAAGTAACTGGTGTGGACGATGGAAAACGGGAGAAAACGGTGAACCTCGAATTGAAAGACAGCCATAAAAAGGGCGGTTTCGGAAAGGCGATCGCCGGTGTGGGAACCGATAAGCGCCTGGAAGGAAAAGTAAGCTATAACCGCTTTAACGACAAGCAGCAGTTTGCGCTCCTTGGTTTCGGAAACAATACGAACCAATCGGGCATTGCCAGGAACGATTACCAGGATTTTAAGGGAAGCCAGTCATTCAACTGGGGCGATGACGGGGATTTCGGGTTCAACAGCGGCCGTTATTACGGAGGCGATGAGATCACCATTCAGCCCAACTGGGGCGGAGGTGGATCGGAAGGTTTCACGAAGAACTTTGCGGGCGGCGCCAACTATAATTATGACGACAAAAAGACAAAGCTTAGCACCAGCTATTTTTATAACCAGACAAAGGCAATTATGGATGTGGAGTCGCGCACGGAGAATTTCCTGACCAACGATTCCTACAGCTCGATCGCCAATTCCAAAACAATCGGATTTACAGGAAACCACCGTCCAAGCCTGCGTTTTGAAAAGAACATTGATTCGCTGAACACCATTATCCTGATCAGCAATTCACGGATCAACTCGGGGGACGACAGCTTTAACAGTTTTCAGCAGTCGTTCCTGAATGAGGGCAATGCTACTAACCAGTCAACCGTGCGGAATGTAAGCGAATACAGCTCTTTCGCGATGGCTAACCTGCTCATCTATCGCCATAAGTTCATGAAAAAAGGACGGAACTTTGCGGCCAGCGTGGGTTATAACATCAACAATGGCGACGAGAACAAAAACCTTAGATCGGACAATGTTTTCTTCCAGGATTCGACGCGGAACAGCATTATCAACCAGCTGAATGAGACCGAAAGCACGCGCGGCAACTTTAAAGGCAGCTTGTCCTATATCGAGCCTTTTGCCAAGAAATTCTTTTGGGAGACATTCTACAATTACAGCATGCGAAAGGACAAAGTAGACCGCGATGTATTCAACGTTTCCGGCACCGAGCGCGAGGTTAACCCTTTCCTGACCCGTTTTTATTCCAACGATTTTACCTATAACCGCATCGGAACCAGCGTTCGTTACTCCAACAAAGGATTCAATGTCGCTGCCGGGCTTGCCGGTGTGCAGTTCGAGCTCAGAGGAAAATTTGCTGCGGACAAAGCTGCCGCCGATTTTATGCGGGTCAGTAAAAGCTATTTCACCTTTGTGCCTAATGTGTCAATCAATTATGACCTTAAAAACAACCGCTATATCTATGCAGAATACGGTTTGAATGTTCGCGAGCCTTCCATTACCGACTTGCAGCCTATCATTGACAACAGCAATCCGCTGTTCATCACGGAAGGAAATCCGGACCTGATTCCATCGTCGTCACACAGCGTTTATGCGGGCTACAACATGTTCAATCCGGCTACATTTATGAATGTGTATATCGGTCTTTCCTACAATTATAATGTGAATCAGATCGTCTACAACCGCACGGTGAATGTCGAGAACCTGATCACAACTACAAAGCCGATCAACGTTTCAGGCGGTTACAGTTACGGCACTTATGGCGGATTCGGATTTCCGTTGAAGAAAACAAAGGCTACGATGAACCTGAATGCGAGCGTCAATCTGAACAACAACATTACTTACATTAACAACGTTGAAAACGAAACAAATACAAATAGCTATAATTTCGGAACGCGCCTGGATCTGACGCCTAGCGATGCATTTACATTCTATGGAAATGCCAACTGGGGTTTCAGTAACTCGGAATATTCCATCAATACGAATCAAAACCAGAAGATCTTCAATGCGACTTACGGCGCTGATGTGAATGCGAAAGGGCCGAGAGACATTTATTTCAATGCACGTTTCAATTACAGGATTTATAAAAATGACCAGTTTGGCTTTGATCAAAAACTGCCGATCCTCAACTTGTCTGTTTATAAGATCATCTTGAAAAGCAAAAAAGGCGAGATCCGGCTTACTGCCAATGACGTGTTCAAGAAAAACCTAGGGATCACTCAAAATGTCAACCAGAACTATTATACTGAACGAAAAGTGGCGACATTGTCCCGGTATTTCATGCTGAGCTTTACGTATAATATGCGCGGTGTAACGGCTTCTGTGAAACGCAACAACTTCTAAAAATCAGACTATCACCTATGAAATCAGTTAGCTTACTCATATTCATGTTGCTGGGATTTGCCGCAACGGCGCAGAAAACCTCGGGCGAAATCAGTTACGAACGCGTGAAAACCTGGTCACGGATCAATAACCGGATGACCTTTTTAAGCAAGGAAGAAAAGGAACGTGCGGCTACGACATGGGCAAACAATGATGAGCAGAAACAGGATTTTGTCCTGCTGTTCAATGAAAAGCAAAGCTATTACAGCTATCCGGCCAAAGAAGACCTGTCCGAGGGCGGCTATTCGTGGCAGAAAGATGAGTACAAAATATACAGGGATTTTGAAAAGGAAAAGCGGACGGACATCATTGCTATGCTGGGCAAAACTTACATTCTCGAAGATTCCCTGAAAGTGCCCAAATGGAAGGTCATGAATAAGATCAAGGAAATCGCAGGCTATATGTGCATGATGGCCGTGACCGAGGATACAACGAAAGGTCAGAAAATCACAGCCTGGTTTGCAGACAACATTCCCGTTTCCGCTGGTCCGGAGCTTTATTCTGGTTTGCCCGGCCTGATCCTTGAACTGGATATTAATGAAGGCGACGTGGTCATCACGGCCAAGGAAGTGAAAATGAGGGAGGTAAAAGATGAAGAAATGGCGCTTCCCAAGAAGATGAAAGGAAAAAAGCTGGATACACTAAAATATGAACAACTGGTTGCTGAGCATATTCGTGACAGCATGAAAGCGCATCGCAATCCATACTGGTCGATGCCATATTAGTTTTTAATTAGAATTATCCAAAAAGCGTAAAAAGGGAAGATTGTCTCAAACAATCTTCCCTTTTTTTGTACCTTTGCGACTTGAAACGGGCAGGGCCTGCTTTGGTTTGGCTCGATATTTTTAGAAAATTTCCTAACGTACCGATTTTTATACTTAACCACTGTTGATTTAATTAACCACCCTTTATTATGAAACAAACGATTTTGGCCGTTGCCATGCTTTTTATTCTTGGCTCCTGCGCGAGCAAGAAAAAGATGCTGTCTGCACAGAAACAAGCCAATGAAATCCAGATCCAACTTGACAAAGCGCGTGCTGATCTTAACGATTGCGACAGCAGAACTGCTGGATTAAATAATGATTTGAAGGCCAAAAATGATGAGCTTACCAGCAAAAATGCAAAATTGAAAGAGCTGGAAGAACAAGTTGAATTCCTGAAAAAGAACAACAATAATCTGCTTGACCGCATGTCTGATCTGTCGGTTATCAGCAAGGAAGGTTCGGAAAGCATTAAGAAATCACTTGCTATGATGGACGCACAGGGCATGCAGATCCGCGATCTGAATTCCAGCATCCAGAAAAAAGACTCGCTTAACATGGCGCTTGTATTGAACCTGAAACGTTCATTGGCTGATGTTAGCGATGAAGATGTTCAGATCGAAGTGAAAAAAGGCGTTGTATACGTTTCACTTTCAGACAAGATGTTGTTCAAATCGGGAAGCTCTGTTATCAATACACAAGCTGAGTCGGTGTTGAGCAAAGTTGCCAAGATCCTGAATGACTACAAAGAAATCGAAATCCTGATCGAGGGCCACACGGATAATGTGCCTATCGCAACAGATAAAGTTGCCGACAACTGGGATCTTAGCGTATTGCGTGCTACGTCAGTTGCCCGTACGCTTCAAAAGAAATACGGTGTTGAGCCAGTTCGTATGATTGCTGGCGGCCGTGGCGAATATCTACCCAAAGTGGCAAATGATTCGGCACCTAACCGCAGCCTGAACCGTCGTACTGAAATTATCATTACGCCGAAATTGGATCAATTCTTCAACCTGTACACGCCTAACGCTGGCAAGTAATAGTTGAATTGCATTATTTTTAGAGCCCGTCCGGTACGACGGGCTCTTTTTTTATAATTTCTGATTACTTTGAGCAATCAAAGAATCTTAAAACCAAACCTTCAAATGTCTGATACTGTACCAAACAGGGAAACAATTGAGGCGGCGCACAGGCTTATAGCGCCATACATTCACCACACGCCCGTTCTGACTTCCAGCTTCCTGAATGAGCTGTGTAAAGCAGAGATTTTTTTCAAATGTGAAAACTTGCAGAAAATCGGTGCATTCAAGGCCAGGGGAGGGCTTAATGCCATTCTTTCGCTTTCCCGGGAACAGCTGAAAAACGGGGTGACCACGCATTCAAGTGGAAACCATGCGCAGGCGATTGCGTTTTCGGCGGCAAAAGTGGGGGCGAAGGCATACATTGTTATGCCCGATAATTCTCCTTTGGTGAAGATCAAAGCGGTGGAAGATAACGGTGGGGAAATTACTTTTTGTAAAAATACACCCGAAGAAAGAGAGCGCACGGTGCAGGAAATAACCAAGAAAACAGGCGCAACATTTATTCACCCATTCAACAACTACGAAGTGATAGCCGGGCAGGCCACCGCAGCGAAGGAACTGATGGAAGACAGCCGCGAAAATCTGGACCTTATTTTCGCCCCGGTTGGCGGTGGCGGTTTGCTGAGCGGAACTGCATTGGCAGCACATTACTTTTCCCCGGAAACCAAAGTTTACGCAGGCGAGCCCGAAGGCGCAGCGGACGCAGTCCTTTCATTCAGAAGCGATAAGATCGAAAGAGCGCCTTATATTAAGACCATTGCGGACGGGTTGCTGACCTATCTGGGCGACAAAACATTCCCGATCATTAAGCAGCATGTTACCGATATTTTTACGGTTTCCGATGAAGAGATCATTCAGTCGATGCGCTTTTTGTGGGAGCGGATGAAGCTCGTCGTGGAGCCGTCAGGCGCAGTGCCGCTCGCTGCTTTCATTAAAAATAAGGATCAATTTGAAGGGAAAAAGGTAGGGATTATCCTGACCGGTGGAAATGTGGATCTTGGAAAATTGCCATTTTAGCTGCGTTCAGGCGCGACTTTTGTAAGTGATTACAATTTAGTTGCGGTTAAATATGCGGTTAACACTTCATTGCCGTTATTAGTAGAAAATTGCCGCACTCCGGCTTATTAATTTAGATGTTATTTACTCTTAAAGTTAAAGTATGAAAAAGCTGATTTTTTGCTGCCTGGTCGTTTTAATGGGTTCTTGCAAAGATAAAGAAGACGATGTGGAACCAGAAGTTGATTATGCACCTGAATACGTTGGAAGTTACGGAACGCTGGTTGTAGACGGGCCTACTTCGGTTCAGAATGACTGGGTGATCACGGCGACCGGGAAAAATCAACTGGCAATCGTTTACACCAGAAATATCCACGTTGAAATTGCCGGCACCGAAGTAGATGTGGTTCAGGAATATAATCTGAAAGACGTAAAAACTACCAAAGATTCATTCACGATCAATGAAACGGTGGATGTAAAACAAGACAACGGAAAGCCGTTAAGGCATGTGGTAACGGGCATTGCGACAAGAGCGGCTGGGGCTTCGGGCGTGGCGCAGTTGAATACCAATATAAAACTGGCTGACCCGGATAACGGAAAAACTTCCTACGAAGGTTACCTGGAATTCAAAAAGAAATAAGAAGAACTTGATAATTGAAAAAGCGGTTGGTGATCCCAATCGCTTTTTTCGTTTACAATGCACTATCTGCCGCAAATCCCGACAAAATCACAATACTGGCAAGTGCTCAGGTCAGGCGTTTTGCGGAATGGAACATCAGGGTCCAGCAGCACATTCAAAATATCCGTCAAAATCACTTCCGACTTTTCAATAAACTGTGCGGGAGCAAGTTCTTCTGTCAGGTCAAGCGGGTTTGAGATCAGGTTCTTAGGATCTCGGAAGGAGTAAAAGCCTGACTTTACCGCGTAGTCGCCGAAAGCGTAATTTTTCCCTGCAATTTTCAGACCCTGCTCATCCAGCATTTTGCGGTACATCAAATATTCATACATCCAAAGCTGCCGCACGTAACCCATTTTCCGGTCCGGATCATTGCG of Dyadobacter chenhuakuii contains these proteins:
- a CDS encoding outer membrane beta-barrel family protein is translated as MKKILLLFFLCLQIGLVQAQTGGRFTLKGVVTDTSGATLPEATVMLLLPKDSSLVNFGRTNKEGAFELKNLKRAQYIFKVSYVGFVPYQETVNPKDGDVTDLGRMKMKVLQQELYEIVIKTARAPLSIRGDTVEFDARAFKVPPGSTVEDLLRKLPGMQVDADGNIKAQGEEVKRVTVDGKRFFGDDPKMATKNLPAEAINKVQVFNGKTEQSKVTGVDDGKREKTVNLELKDSHKKGGFGKAIAGVGTDKRLEGKVSYNRFNDKQQFALLGFGNNTNQSGIARNDYQDFKGSQSFNWGDDGDFGFNSGRYYGGDEITIQPNWGGGGSEGFTKNFAGGANYNYDDKKTKLSTSYFYNQTKAIMDVESRTENFLTNDSYSSIANSKTIGFTGNHRPSLRFEKNIDSLNTIILISNSRINSGDDSFNSFQQSFLNEGNATNQSTVRNVSEYSSFAMANLLIYRHKFMKKGRNFAASVGYNINNGDENKNLRSDNVFFQDSTRNSIINQLNETESTRGNFKGSLSYIEPFAKKFFWETFYNYSMRKDKVDRDVFNVSGTEREVNPFLTRFYSNDFTYNRIGTSVRYSNKGFNVAAGLAGVQFELRGKFAADKAAADFMRVSKSYFTFVPNVSINYDLKNNRYIYAEYGLNVREPSITDLQPIIDNSNPLFITEGNPDLIPSSSHSVYAGYNMFNPATFMNVYIGLSYNYNVNQIVYNRTVNVENLITTTKPINVSGGYSYGTYGGFGFPLKKTKATMNLNASVNLNNNITYINNVENETNTNSYNFGTRLDLTPSDAFTFYGNANWGFSNSEYSINTNQNQKIFNATYGADVNAKGPRDIYFNARFNYRIYKNDQFGFDQKLPILNLSVYKIILKSKKGEIRLTANDVFKKNLGITQNVNQNYYTERKVATLSRYFMLSFTYNMRGVTASVKRNNF
- a CDS encoding GLPGLI family protein → MKSVSLLIFMLLGFAATAQKTSGEISYERVKTWSRINNRMTFLSKEEKERAATTWANNDEQKQDFVLLFNEKQSYYSYPAKEDLSEGGYSWQKDEYKIYRDFEKEKRTDIIAMLGKTYILEDSLKVPKWKVMNKIKEIAGYMCMMAVTEDTTKGQKITAWFADNIPVSAGPELYSGLPGLILELDINEGDVVITAKEVKMREVKDEEMALPKKMKGKKLDTLKYEQLVAEHIRDSMKAHRNPYWSMPY
- a CDS encoding OmpA family protein; this translates as MKQTILAVAMLFILGSCASKKKMLSAQKQANEIQIQLDKARADLNDCDSRTAGLNNDLKAKNDELTSKNAKLKELEEQVEFLKKNNNNLLDRMSDLSVISKEGSESIKKSLAMMDAQGMQIRDLNSSIQKKDSLNMALVLNLKRSLADVSDEDVQIEVKKGVVYVSLSDKMLFKSGSSVINTQAESVLSKVAKILNDYKEIEILIEGHTDNVPIATDKVADNWDLSVLRATSVARTLQKKYGVEPVRMIAGGRGEYLPKVANDSAPNRSLNRRTEIIITPKLDQFFNLYTPNAGK
- a CDS encoding threonine ammonia-lyase; this encodes MSDTVPNRETIEAAHRLIAPYIHHTPVLTSSFLNELCKAEIFFKCENLQKIGAFKARGGLNAILSLSREQLKNGVTTHSSGNHAQAIAFSAAKVGAKAYIVMPDNSPLVKIKAVEDNGGEITFCKNTPEERERTVQEITKKTGATFIHPFNNYEVIAGQATAAKELMEDSRENLDLIFAPVGGGGLLSGTALAAHYFSPETKVYAGEPEGAADAVLSFRSDKIERAPYIKTIADGLLTYLGDKTFPIIKQHVTDIFTVSDEEIIQSMRFLWERMKLVVEPSGAVPLAAFIKNKDQFEGKKVGIILTGGNVDLGKLPF